From Leishmania braziliensis MHOM/BR/75/M2904 complete genome, chromosome 22, a single genomic window includes:
- a CDS encoding putative CCR4 associated factor, with the protein MASKHTPQPYSMTANTPAWNPETRLPSLSKSPMIRDVWADNLEEEFAVIRSLIKDYPFVSLDTEFPGVVAKPVGSFKTTHEFYYQTLRCNVNLLKIIQLGITLLNDKGEVPEHCSTWQFNFRFSIKEDVYAQDSIELLRHGGINFDYFNDFGIEVTHFAELLISSGLVLNSNVRWLAFHAGYDFGYLIKVVCNKDLPEKEEEFLQTLHALFPSMFDLKYLLRFTEVSHSFGLDYLAESLKLRRFGTAHQAGSDSLLTGHCYFKLLRDSFGNTTPVANNGVLYGLSEDAASSATPSSAQTVSQVTSNSHDFASSVAYGNGGAGGGVFPASPISSNMRRS; encoded by the coding sequence ATGGCATCCAAGCATACCCCTCAGCCGTACTCGATGACGGCAAACACGCCGGCCTGGAACCCGGAGACGCGGCTTCCGTCCCTTAGCAAGTCCCCCATGATCCGCGATGTGTGGGCCGACAACCTGGAGGAGGAGTTCGCCGTTATACGGTCTCTCATCAAGGACTACCCATTTGTGTCGCTGGACACGGAGTTCCCTGGCGTGGTGGCCAAGCCGGTGGGCAGCTTCAAGACGACGCACGAGTTTTACTACCAAACTCTGCGCTGCAACGTGAACCTCCTCAAGATCATTCAGCTCGGCATCACCCTCCTCAACGACAAGGGCGAGGTCCCGGAGCACTGTTCCACTTGGCAGTTCAACTTCCGCTTCAGTATTAAGGAGGACGTTTACGCGCAGGACAGCATTGAGCTTCTCCGCCACGGAGGCATCAACTTCGACTACTTCAATGACTTCGGCATTGAAGTGACGCATTTTGCGGAGTTGCTCATCTCGAGTGGGTTGGTGCTCAACTCCAACGTGCGCTGGCTCGCCTTCCACGCTGGCTACGACTTCGGGTACCTCATCAAGGTGGTGTGCAACAAGGATCTGccggagaaagaggaggagttTCTGCAAACCCTCCATGCTCTCTTCCCAAGCATGTTTGACCTCAAGTATCTTCTGCGCTTCACGGAGGTGTCCCACTCCTTTGGCCTAGACTACTTAGCGGAGAGCCTGAAGCTGCGTCGCTTCGGCACGGCGCATCAGGCCGGCAGCGATTCGCTCCTCACGGGCCACTGCTACTTCAAGCTACTGCGTGACAGCTTCGGCAACACTACACCAGTGGCAAACAACGGCGTGCTCTACGGTCTTAGCGAGGATGCGGCTTCGTCCGCCACTCCTAGCAGCGCGCAGACGGTGTCGCAGGTGACTAGCAATTCACACGACTTCGCAAGCTCTGTTGCATACGGCAACGGAGGTGCAGGCGGTGGGGTCTTTCCTGCCTCCCCCATCTCCTCTAACATGCGCAGGTCGTGA